In Pseudomonas sp. R76, one genomic interval encodes:
- a CDS encoding EAL domain-containing protein — MRNPVDSVPPLPRIYALDPQEAEQSWDSAPQLLAALNAARLGAWCWEIDTGRISWSRGTQSLFGFDPRQPLPKDLDYLDLLAPSDRARVVRAFHAVLAGEPFEQAMHHHIQWPDGSHHWLEINGSLAPDKTGRRRMIGVIRETTRQRERERALSHSEKRFATLFHLCPNMVLLTRQSDGRISEANQYFEMLFGWPVADVIGRTTLDLGLWRHPEQRALLVKATQRKGEPISMEVQFCASNGQIHDGTLSAQKVELEGEAYLVSTFLDTTERKNAEQALKDSQERLDLALDSAQLGTWDWHIPTGMLYGSARAAQLHGLPPEPFHESFDAFFEGMSDDDREGMRNAYRSLREGPEGNYQLTYRVLAEDGSPRFLESRARLYRDDAGKPLRMAGTLLDITDQVEREQRLTASEEKFASLFQASPDPICVTCLENGAFIEINPAFTQTFGWTAAEVINRSAEQIGLWDDSSKRLQRIEQVIREQALSNVAIVVHHKTGQSLTCVISSRLIKVGDQPCIVTTLRDITQQQRSEAALKASEEKFAKAFHSSPDAISITERDTGRYVEVNDGFCRLTGYRAEEAIGLTLYQIGIWADENQRAALLAELQIKGRIHHLEMLWHNKRGEVLAVEVSVEPITLNETPCLLLTARDVSLLKNAQAQIRHLAYHDPLTNLPNRALLMDRLSQQIALLKRHNLRGALLFLDLDHFKHINDSLGHPVGDTVLKIVTARLEASVRMEDTVARLGGDEFVVLLSGLDGTRAQVSAQVQELADTLRELLSEPMFLDGHRLQVTPSIGVALIPDHGSTPADLLKRADIALYRAKDSGRNTTQMFHNSMQKTASERLRMETDLRLALSRGEFSVHYQPQVDARGNRIIGAEALVRWQHPQLGAQSPTEFIKVLEDSGLILEVGTWILDEACGAFAKLIAEGLVDPLNFSLCVNISPRQFRQNDFVERVERSLDQHNLPHSLLKLEITEGIVIQNLDDTVAKMRRLKKIGVSFAMDDFGTGYSSLTYLKRLPVDALKIDQSFVRDATHDPNDAEIIRAIVAMARSLNLEVIAEGVETPEQLAFLQKLGCHLFQGYLHSRPLPIEEFRRLLE, encoded by the coding sequence ATGCGCAACCCCGTCGATTCAGTGCCACCCCTGCCCCGCATTTACGCCCTGGACCCACAAGAGGCGGAACAAAGCTGGGACAGCGCCCCGCAGTTGCTGGCAGCCCTCAATGCTGCCCGCCTGGGTGCGTGGTGCTGGGAAATCGACACCGGCAGGATAAGCTGGTCACGGGGCACCCAGTCGCTGTTCGGCTTCGATCCCCGCCAACCCTTGCCCAAGGACCTGGATTACCTGGACCTGCTGGCACCGTCGGATCGCGCGCGGGTGGTACGGGCCTTTCACGCGGTGCTGGCAGGCGAGCCGTTCGAGCAGGCCATGCACCACCACATCCAGTGGCCGGACGGCTCTCACCACTGGCTGGAAATCAACGGCAGCCTGGCACCGGACAAGACCGGCCGGCGCCGCATGATCGGGGTGATTCGCGAAACCACCCGCCAACGCGAGCGCGAGCGCGCCCTCAGCCACTCGGAAAAACGCTTCGCCACGCTGTTCCACCTGTGCCCCAATATGGTCCTGCTGACCCGCCAATCGGACGGCCGGATCAGCGAGGCCAACCAGTATTTCGAGATGCTCTTCGGCTGGCCGGTGGCTGACGTCATCGGCCGCACCACCCTCGACCTCGGCCTGTGGCGCCACCCGGAGCAACGCGCGCTGCTGGTCAAGGCCACGCAGCGCAAGGGCGAACCGATCAGCATGGAGGTGCAGTTTTGTGCGAGCAATGGCCAGATTCACGATGGCACCCTCAGCGCCCAAAAGGTCGAGCTGGAAGGCGAGGCCTACTTGGTCAGCACGTTTCTGGACACCACCGAACGCAAAAATGCCGAACAGGCCTTGAAAGACAGCCAGGAGCGCCTCGACCTCGCCCTGGACTCGGCGCAGCTGGGCACCTGGGACTGGCATATACCCACCGGCATGCTCTACGGCTCGGCGCGTGCCGCCCAACTGCACGGCCTGCCGCCCGAGCCATTCCACGAATCCTTCGATGCGTTTTTTGAAGGCATGTCCGATGACGACCGCGAGGGCATGCGCAACGCCTATCGCAGCCTGCGCGAAGGCCCCGAGGGCAACTATCAGTTGACCTACCGCGTGCTGGCCGAAGACGGCAGCCCGCGGTTCCTGGAAAGCCGTGCACGCCTGTATCGCGACGATGCCGGCAAACCACTGCGCATGGCCGGCACCCTGCTGGACATCACCGACCAGGTGGAACGCGAACAGCGGCTGACCGCATCTGAAGAAAAATTTGCCAGCCTGTTCCAGGCCAGCCCCGATCCGATCTGCGTCACGTGCCTGGAAAACGGTGCGTTTATCGAAATCAACCCGGCCTTTACCCAGACCTTTGGCTGGACCGCCGCCGAAGTGATCAATAGAAGCGCCGAGCAGATCGGCCTGTGGGATGACTCGAGCAAGCGCCTGCAGCGGATCGAACAAGTGATTCGCGAGCAGGCCCTGAGCAATGTGGCCATCGTGGTGCATCACAAAACGGGCCAAAGCCTGACCTGCGTGATCTCCAGCCGCTTGATCAAAGTTGGCGACCAACCGTGCATCGTCACCACCTTGCGCGATATCACTCAGCAGCAACGTTCGGAAGCGGCGCTCAAGGCCAGTGAAGAGAAGTTCGCCAAAGCCTTCCATTCCAGCCCCGACGCGATCTCCATCACCGAGCGCGACACCGGCCGCTATGTCGAGGTTAATGACGGCTTCTGCCGCCTGACCGGTTATCGCGCCGAAGAGGCGATTGGCCTGACGCTGTACCAGATCGGCATCTGGGCCGATGAGAACCAGCGCGCCGCCTTATTGGCCGAGCTGCAGATCAAGGGCCGCATTCACCACCTGGAAATGCTCTGGCACAACAAACGCGGTGAAGTGCTGGCCGTGGAGGTCTCGGTAGAACCCATCACCCTGAATGAAACCCCGTGCCTGCTGCTGACCGCGCGGGACGTGAGCCTGCTGAAAAACGCCCAGGCGCAGATTCGCCACCTGGCCTACCACGACCCGCTGACCAACCTGCCCAACCGCGCCTTGCTGATGGACCGCCTGAGCCAGCAGATCGCCCTGCTCAAACGCCATAACCTGCGCGGCGCCTTGCTGTTTCTGGACCTCGACCACTTCAAGCACATCAACGACTCCCTCGGCCACCCGGTCGGCGACACGGTGCTGAAAATCGTCACGGCGCGGCTGGAAGCCAGCGTGCGCATGGAAGATACCGTCGCGCGCCTGGGCGGCGATGAGTTTGTGGTGTTGCTCAGCGGCCTGGACGGAACGCGCGCGCAAGTCAGCGCCCAAGTGCAGGAATTGGCCGATACCTTGCGAGAATTGCTCTCGGAACCGATGTTCCTCGACGGCCACCGCCTGCAGGTCACGCCGAGCATTGGCGTGGCGCTGATTCCGGACCATGGCTCCACACCGGCGGACCTGCTCAAGCGCGCCGACATTGCGCTGTACAGGGCCAAGGACTCGGGCCGCAACACCACGCAGATGTTTCACAACAGCATGCAGAAAACCGCCAGCGAACGCCTGCGCATGGAGACCGACTTGCGCCTGGCGCTGTCACGCGGTGAGTTCAGCGTGCATTACCAACCCCAGGTGGACGCGCGTGGCAATCGCATCATCGGCGCCGAAGCCCTGGTGCGCTGGCAGCATCCGCAACTGGGCGCGCAGTCGCCCACCGAATTTATCAAGGTGCTGGAGGACAGCGGCCTGATTCTGGAAGTCGGCACCTGGATTCTCGACGAAGCCTGCGGCGCCTTCGCGAAATTGATTGCCGAGGGGCTGGTGGACCCGCTGAATTTCAGCCTGTGTGTGAATATCAGCCCCCGGCAGTTTCGTCAGAATGACTTTGTGGAACGGGTGGAACGCAGCCTTGACCAGCACAACCTGCCCCACAGCCTGCTGAAACTGGAAATCACCGAAGGCATCGTGATCCAGAACCTGGACGACACCGTGGCCAAGATGCGCCGCCTGAAAAAAATCGGCGTGAGCTTTGCCATGGACGACTTCGGCACCGGCTATTCATCACTGACCTACCTCAAGCGCCTGCCGGTGGATGCGCTGAAGATCGACCAATCCTTTGTACGCGACGCCACCCATGACCCCAACGATGCCGAAATCATTCGCGCCATTGTGGCCATGGCCCGCAGCTTGAACCTGGAAGTGATCGCCGAGGGCGTGGAAACCCCGGAGCAACTGGCATTCCTGCAAAAGCTGGGCTGCCATTTGTTCCAGGGGTATTTGCACAGCCGGCCACTGCCGATCGAGGAGTTCAGGCGGTTGCTGGAGTAA